A region of Myxococcus stipitatus DSM 14675 DNA encodes the following proteins:
- a CDS encoding transposase, with translation MPKPKPSYLPEFRARVVELVKAGRTARSLAEEFQVTDTTVRNWVRQGEIDEGVSQGGTTDEKQELAQLRREVKVLKEERDILSEAAAWFAQEGVGTPKTRSDS, from the coding sequence ATGCCGAAACCGAAGCCCTCATACCTGCCGGAGTTCCGAGCCAGGGTTGTCGAGCTGGTGAAGGCAGGGAGAACGGCGAGAAGCCTGGCCGAGGAGTTCCAGGTGACCGACACCACGGTGCGCAACTGGGTGCGCCAGGGAGAGATAGACGAGGGCGTCAGCCAGGGGGGGACGACGGACGAGAAGCAGGAGTTGGCGCAGCTTCGGAGAGAAGTGAAGGTGCTGAAGGAGGAGCGCGACATCCTCTCAGAAGCCGCGGCCTGGTTCGCTCAGGAAGGCGTCGGGACGCCCAAGACGCGTTCCGATTCGTGA
- a CDS encoding transposase yields the protein MTESIRGIHRMSDGTYGAPRVRAELAAEHRVRVGMKRVVRMVRAASLAGVSRRRYCVTTTRDDGSRARMDAWRGLRSGCNVGGVAPSARVRLARLESLLHQVPVPGARTPRR from the coding sequence TTGACCGAGAGTATTCGAGGCATCCATCGGATGTCGGACGGGACGTACGGCGCGCCCCGTGTGCGAGCGGAGTTGGCTGCGGAGCACCGGGTGCGAGTGGGAATGAAGAGAGTGGTTCGCATGGTGCGAGCTGCCAGCCTGGCGGGAGTCAGTCGGCGAAGGTACTGCGTGACGACCACGAGAGACGATGGGTCGCGCGCTCGGATGGACGCTTGGCGGGGCCTCAGGTCGGGATGTAATGTAGGTGGTGTCGCCCCCTCCGCACGAGTCAGGCTCGCTCGCCTTGAATCCTTGCTCCACCAGGTGCCTGTGCCCGGAGCACGAACGCCGAGGCGGTAG